AGAATTTTCCTTTAGTCTCCTCATTAGCCAACTGATCCTtttgattaatttaatttagtgTGCATTAACAACATGTCTCCACACACCTACCATAAACAAGATGTAGACACTCAATAAACACTGTTTAAGCACTCCAGTCTGACTTGTATTTATCCTTCATTCCATTTGTAGATTAATATACAGCAAGCACAACTCTCCTGTCGAACATCCTGGCAGCAGCTCCTCTCTGGCTGGACTCCAGGATTACTCAGCAGCTGTCCCAAGTATCCCACATGAGGTGGTCCAGCTGAACCCTGAAGAGGATGTTAAACCACCGCCAGACCTCCCCATCCTCTCCACACGCATAGAGCCAGGGCTGGACGTAGACCAGGAGCGGGAGGGGGAGCAGGACTTGGGCAGTGTCCATGATTACGAAGCATCCCTGTCCCCCGTCCCTTCCTCCGTTAATATTCCCCTCTCCAACTCGCCGCTGCCCTTAGGCCACGACCTCTACCCAAATGACATCTACCCTCACCACGAGCCCGAAAGGTTTCGCCCTCTACACCTAGCCAAAGAGGAGCACGAGATGGTGTTAGCCAATCACAGGAAGGTTGCCATGTACCTagaggagaagagggaggggCTGAAGAGGAAACAGGACCTGGAGGAAGAACTTCTGAGAGCCAAGATCAAAGTGGAGAAACTAAAGGCTGCTCGACTGAGACACGGACTGCCAATTCCTCTATAACgagcatgaacacacacatcgGTGTCCAGTGTTAGAAAGGGAGAGGCTctgaggagaaaagctgaagaGCAATCACACTCATCAGTTTCATCATGTTTGAGAACTGTTTCAGAACTTGAATTTCTTTTGGAAACATAGTGCCTCGTAAAGACACTGAAAGCCTGTTTGCATATTGCAGGATAGGCTGACTTGTGTTGCCATCAGTCTGTGTTTATGCTTGTCAGTGTTAAAAatgtatcatcatcattattattgcaGTTATTGACACAAGCGGCAACACAACTTGTAAAGGCTCACATTACAAACACTGTGAAAGGCCAAAATAGGTTAAATAAATGTGAAAGTCCAGGTTTTGGAAGGGAATGTTAGAATGGATCGTACCATGATGGTGCTTTTCCTGCCTAGATCTGCCACCAATATGGTGAATgaattttaatgtaatgtttatgattttttttatgggaacagcatttactgtaataataatatgcTGGTGTGTTAAGACTCTGCCCAGATCCTATCGGGGATTGTTTCATTCTTCGTAAAGAAAATTTCCACTTAATTGGTCATAATGTGATGAACTAAAAAGGCATTTCCTTGTAGCACTTTTAGGTAAAAAAACTAGGGGCCTTTTTAAAATTCTGTAAGTTAGCATAAGTAGCACTccaaacaaacacttttttagAACTGAGAAAAGTGTTCAGATACCCAGGATTAAAGCACAAGTTAAACTGCTGAAGGCCTTAAATACAAGATGCTACTGATGACAAATCATGTTCTGTGAGTTGCTGAATTTATATGAAAGTGAGAGAAATCTTTTCAAGTCAAAAACTATTTGCTGAATTGATGGCCAGTTAAGTGATCAAAAGAAGGGAGGTATGGAATTGGTTTTGcaatgttattgttatttaatGTTTGTGACTACAACATTGATTGTATGGTAACGTGTCACTTTCTTTTACACTTTGTCTATATGTTCACTTGTttctattaaaaaaagcaagGTTAATATGCAACTGGTTTTGTGTTTATTACTTGTTAAACAGACATCTGCTCTAATGATTTTTTCTTAATTGGGTTATCGTTACATATCTTTATCATTGTAACCAACTTTAAAAGCAAAGCAACCCATGATGACCAAGAGTTTAACTGACCACTTTTAATTCTAACATGCCATGAGTAGCTTTCAGGCATGTGCATGTATGATGGGGGCTATCATCTTTGGTATGAAGGTCTAGTATGATTTGTAGACTTGGTGCGACAGGGACATCTGCTGGGGAGTTGTAGCTTAGATATTTCTGTTGGTTTTTCACTATGTTGTATGTCTTTGTTTTAGCAGAAATGTCCGGGTCTTCTCAAACCCCTCAGCCTCGTGTGGGGTCAGTCTGTGTTTCTGGAGCTGCAGGATCAGACTCTGGCTGCAGTCAGGATGGAGTGCGTTACTTCAGTGTGATGTGGTGTAAAGCCAGTAAGAAGAAACACAAGCGCTGGGAGGGCGATGCGGTCCTGGTTACAAGAGGACGCACAGCCACACTGAAAGATATGGAGAGCAAGGACATTGGAAAGGGTGAGTCAGAGACACTCCAATTAGTATTTAACTTATTGTCATGCGTTAGTCTTTTTGGAGAAGGAGCAGTGTGACTGTATAAGTCACTTTAAATGAAGTATCAAAGTATCAAGACTGTGCTTCCTCGGATCTAAATTGTGCTCTGTTGCACGTGTAATGATTTTGGTGTTTCAGTGTTTGTCTTAAACCTGCAACAACTGATTATTTGGCCCCTTGGGGGCAACGGAAACAAGCTGTGGACATAAGCGTTGTTTGTTATATATAAGCGAACATTTTAAACCCATTGAGATACTTTCTCCCAACATACACTGTCATGAGTTTATTGGGTATGCTTGTGCATATTTGTGTGTAGGAAGTGGCTACAAGGTGTCCGAGCTGGCCTCCCTGTCTGAGGGTGAGAGCCTGATGGTCGGAGGGAAGGAGGTGGAGGTGATGGGGGTCATTTCTGCTGAGGACTTCGCCAGGGGACGTTGTTTCCAAGAGGTCCAGGTAGAAAAAGAGGAGCCACACGCAAAGTCAGCTCCACCCCCCTGTCGTCGCTTGACATCCAAACCTTTCTGCTCCCCAACACTGTTGGGCAGAGCAGATCATTCAGGATCCAAACCAGAGGAGGAACAAACCTGCAGACCTCGTCATGACCCACTGGCTCCAGGTGTTGACACTTTTTAGCATCTTTTGGTTTGTTGGAAGGCTTGACTTCTCCCATTTTTTTCATATACAAACATTGTGTAGAtactagtcttgctttgccaggccttcctccacagcgctgcgtaggagggtctggctagtccacattaCATTCCAGGATGGGGAAAAAACGtgttttggtttattggcatttaaaaaaaacaatcacaattgtcaCAGGCGGCATagccacggtgctgctgcaaaatagcctcgggaaggaacttgttttggtggaacatgtgtacgttcaaaggttgttttagtcgtgcaacaaaaaactcagattggacagatagtttagctagctgtctggatttaccctgcagagatctgaggagcagttaaccatagtcctcacaaatccaccagagtttaatattccaacacaaagaaagcggaaggtaacagacatctggccaaaaagagggacatctggcagaatttccatCAGCAACAGAGTAATCCTGGatgtggaacgtcatggatatagactatttagATACATACTCAGGgtgtttgatttttattttttatttttttggcaggTGCACTGGTGATGCCTCGTCCTTCTGCTAACCACCAGTGGTCTTATAACAAGTCGGGGCTTCCTGtggttgatgttgttgttgaccCGTACTTGACCGCTCAGCTGCGACCACACCAGAGAGACGGTCTGCTCTTTCTCTACGAGTGTGTCATGGGCTTGAGGTATTGGAGCTTGGTCCCGTAACATCTTGTCAAATGCGATTTAAAGACATTAATCTGTTTTAGCCTCATAGCAGCCA
This window of the Perca flavescens isolate YP-PL-M2 chromosome 6, PFLA_1.0, whole genome shotgun sequence genome carries:
- the LOC114557274 gene encoding fibrinogen silencer-binding protein — encoded protein: MASSSVFLSSMVGKARSSNFTLSEKLDLLKLVRPHIRILEEHTNKHAVIVDKNKCWDTVAEQYNALGGDRPHRTAQGLRTLYKRLKESAKQEVMQRRHAQPEYRASISEPTMRIMEMIPHLFHHVPIHEKDALRRLIYSKHNSPVEHPGSSSSLAGLQDYSAAVPSIPHEVVQLNPEEDVKPPPDLPILSTRIEPGLDVDQEREGEQDLGSVHDYEASLSPVPSSVNIPLSNSPLPLGHDLYPNDIYPHHEPERFRPLHLAKEEHEMVLANHRKVAMYLEEKREGLKRKQDLEEELLRAKIKVEKLKAARLRHGLPIPL